From a single Penaeus monodon isolate SGIC_2016 unplaced genomic scaffold, NSTDA_Pmon_1 PmonScaffold_11498, whole genome shotgun sequence genomic region:
- the LOC119568909 gene encoding LOW QUALITY PROTEIN: cyclin-dependent kinase 1-like (The sequence of the model RefSeq protein was modified relative to this genomic sequence to represent the inferred CDS: inserted 1 base in 1 codon): MEDYLRIEKLGEGTYGVVYKAKNRKSGKFVAMKKIRLENEEEGVPSTAIREISLLKELQHPNIVLLEDVLMQESKLFLVFEFLNMDLKKYLDSFESGKYVDKKLVKSYCYQLFQGILYCHQXKVLHRDLKPQNLLINEQGVIKIADFGLARAFGIPVRVYTHEVVTLWYRAPEVLLGSSRYSCPVDVWSLGCIFAEMVTKRPLFHGDSEIDQLFRIFRTLTTPTEDNWPGVTQLQDYKANFPKWTDYNLGNSVKQMDSDGLDLLSKTLIYDPTRRISAKEALKHPYFDDLDKSTLPAKN; this comes from the exons ATGGAGGATTACTTACGTATAGAAAAGCTTGGAGAGGGAACATATGGCGTGGTATACAAAGCCAAGAACCGCAAAAGTGGGAAGTTTGTGGCCATGAAAAAGATCAGactggagaatgaggaagaaggtgTCCCCTCCACAGCTATCAGAGAAATCTCTCTCCTGAAAGAACTTCAGCATCCCAACATTGTCCT ACTAGAAGATGTATTGATGCAGGAGAGCAAACTTTTCCTTGTGTTCGAGTTCCTCAACATGGATTTGAAGAAATATCTTGACTCTTTTGAATCTGGCAAATATGTAGATAAGAAACTTGTGAAATCTTACTGCTACCAG ctTTTCCAAGGAATTCTCTATTGCCATC CGAAGGTGCTCCACAGAGATCTCAAACCACAGAATCTCCTCATCAATGAGCAGGGCGTCATAAAGATTGCTGATTTTGGCCTTGCTCGCGCATTTGGAATCCCAGTGAGAGTGTATACACATGAG GTTGTGACTCTGTGGTATCGAGCTCCAGAGGTCCTTCTTGGTTCCTCTCGATACTCCTGTCCTGTTGATGTTTGGTCTCTTGGCTGTATATTTGCCGAGATGGTTACTAAACGGCCACTGTTCCATGGTGACTCAGAGATTGACCAGCTCTTCAGGATATTCAG AACCTTAACAACCCCCACAGAAGACAACTGGCCTGGTGTAACACAACTGCAGGACTACAAGGCCAATTTCCCCAAGTGGACTGATTACAATCTTGGAAATTCCGTCAAACAGATGGACAGCGATGGCTTGGACCTTTTATCG AAAACACTGATCTACGATCCGACTCGAAGGATTTCTGCCAAGGAGGCCCTGAAGCACCCCTACTTTGATGATCTCGACAAGTCCACTCTTCCAGCCAAGAATTAA